The proteins below are encoded in one region of Sideroxydans lithotrophicus ES-1:
- a CDS encoding DUF2937 family protein encodes MPAFLYRYLMIVVACIALLIGLQVPNFIDQYQKRIDAHLREVSVNLQPFQEIANKYFSGDMHKLIELHRNSEVKAFQDEGAAIEKMVQRKLRFEADLAALKTSLPMKALQVLLHGDHEMIDEALGLYSYAVPLDQDALVFGACAALAMLLFVELLLALVRFAGARLFPSLFHPISNKAQ; translated from the coding sequence ATGCCGGCCTTCCTATACCGTTACCTGATGATCGTCGTCGCCTGCATCGCCCTGTTGATCGGGCTGCAGGTACCGAATTTCATCGACCAGTACCAGAAGCGCATCGATGCCCACCTGCGCGAGGTGAGCGTCAATCTGCAGCCGTTCCAGGAGATCGCCAACAAGTACTTCAGCGGTGACATGCACAAGCTCATCGAACTGCATCGCAACAGTGAAGTGAAGGCGTTCCAGGACGAAGGTGCGGCCATCGAGAAGATGGTGCAGCGCAAGCTGCGTTTCGAGGCCGATCTGGCCGCGCTGAAGACCAGTCTGCCGATGAAAGCGCTGCAAGTGCTGCTGCACGGTGACCACGAGATGATCGACGAAGCGCTGGGACTATACAGCTATGCCGTGCCGCTGGACCAGGATGCATTGGTGTTCGGCGCATGTGCCGCCCTTGCCATGCTGCTGTTCGTTGAACTATTGCTCGCGCTGGTGCGCTTTGCCGGTGCAAGGCTCTTTCCTTCCCTATTCCACCCCATCTCCAATAAAGCACAATGA
- a CDS encoding NAD(P)H-hydrate dehydratase — MTATRPTPITQKKVAAFLKPRPKDSHKGMFGTVTAIGGSNGMVGAAILAGRAALKMGAGCVHIGLLADKMPMVDMRVPELMLYPAHEALQSIPHPNPPPKGEGANVKSNSSPSVLLIGCGLGRSLAAQKLLYDALLLDVPLVLDADALNIIAQRPDLRGMLHTRKAPAVFTPHPGEAAHLLACKAEDIQRDRNAAARELAKRLGGSVVLKGAGSLCATRDGKLHLNQTGNPGMSSAGMGDVLAGMIAAFIAQGLNADEAMLLAVHLHGAAGDELAKQQATLGMSATEVIEWARWLLNRMAPK, encoded by the coding sequence ATGACAGCGACACGCCCCACGCCCATAACGCAAAAAAAGGTCGCCGCCTTCCTCAAACCGCGTCCGAAGGACAGTCATAAAGGCATGTTCGGCACCGTCACCGCGATCGGTGGCAGCAACGGCATGGTGGGGGCTGCGATCCTGGCCGGCCGCGCCGCGCTGAAAATGGGCGCAGGCTGCGTGCATATCGGCCTGCTGGCGGACAAGATGCCTATGGTGGACATGCGGGTACCGGAACTGATGCTCTATCCAGCACATGAAGCATTGCAAAGCATCCCCCACCCCAACCCTCCCCCGAAGGGAGAGGGGGCAAACGTGAAAAGCAATTCCAGTCCTTCTGTGTTGCTGATCGGCTGCGGCCTGGGACGCAGCCTGGCCGCGCAGAAACTGCTGTACGACGCACTGCTGCTCGACGTACCGCTGGTGCTGGATGCCGATGCGCTGAACATCATCGCCCAGCGCCCCGACCTGCGCGGCATGCTGCATACCCGCAAGGCTCCCGCCGTATTCACCCCGCATCCCGGCGAAGCCGCACATCTGCTGGCCTGCAAGGCGGAAGATATCCAGCGCGACCGCAACGCAGCCGCGCGCGAACTGGCCAAACGCCTGGGTGGCAGCGTGGTGCTGAAAGGCGCAGGCAGCCTGTGCGCCACCCGCGACGGCAAGCTGCACCTCAACCAGACCGGCAATCCCGGCATGAGCAGCGCCGGCATGGGTGACGTGCTGGCCGGCATGATCGCCGCATTCATCGCACAGGGGCTGAATGCGGACGAAGCCATGCTGCTTGCTGTGCACCTGCATGGCGCTGCCGGCGATGAACTGGCCAAGCAGCAGGCCACGCTCGGCATGAGCGCGACCGAAGTGATCGAATGGGCGCGCTGGCTGCTCAACCGTATGGCACCCAAGTGA
- a CDS encoding DUF190 domain-containing protein, with protein sequence MQTVVLRFYVSEKQHHQGELLYEWLLRLGQRLELPGGSAFRAIAGFGKHGRLHEETFFELAGELAVAVEFIIDEQSAERLLAAVGAEKIKLNYVSYTVESGTTRI encoded by the coding sequence ATGCAGACAGTCGTGCTCAGATTCTACGTTTCCGAGAAGCAACATCACCAGGGCGAACTGCTGTACGAATGGCTGTTGCGTCTGGGGCAACGTCTGGAACTGCCGGGCGGATCGGCCTTCCGCGCCATCGCCGGATTCGGCAAGCACGGCAGACTGCATGAAGAGACTTTCTTCGAACTGGCGGGAGAACTTGCCGTAGCAGTCGAATTCATCATCGATGAACAGAGTGCAGAACGGCTGCTTGCCGCGGTCGGCGCGGAAAAGATCAAATTGAACTACGTGAGTTACACCGTCGAATCCGGCACCACCCGGATCTAG
- a CDS encoding methyl-accepting chemotaxis protein has protein sequence MRNWYNSLSIRWKLQIGFFMVTMVTTVYNRMLASHELGKMVEIARAGQVSQEVIRQLEANHGAYIFNSFWESGLEFMLQFFIIAFVANLFVKPIQALCHALKAVEAGDLTREVEHRSRDEIGELEKSFNDVLSKLNHIMREVDESGKEMEQSAFQIAKISHEIAEVGRKEQSRSDEVNDATRQLHQISESVQEQATKATLRARETEAKAREGIDTVKKSISEMEDTVQQVNLAAVKIAELEKSATQIHDIITTIQDIAGQTNLLALNAAIEAARAGEQGRGFAVVADEVRKLAERTTLSADEISQIIGRLGGQVHEVTDSMNVVVGKVHDNQKLAGETATVIERISVDIEETASANSGISEASGKQIGNVDVLRMTLEELFATLHESSEKVETTAIIGDGLHKVTGKLNQLMTGFNFDHVQPVPIEHHEKRAAPRAANRLLVHVTQGDTSMECCSLDFSMTGIRLQMNKALERNRPIEMKLYLPQEDLRQYQSQQPVKLRGRINWQRVEEDKHICGVAFEQVPDDVSRRMRESFKYYNKQPEFGARH, from the coding sequence ATGAGAAACTGGTACAACTCGCTCAGCATACGCTGGAAGCTGCAGATCGGCTTCTTCATGGTGACGATGGTCACTACCGTCTACAACCGTATGCTTGCCTCGCATGAACTGGGCAAGATGGTCGAGATCGCGCGTGCAGGTCAGGTCAGCCAGGAAGTCATCCGGCAGCTCGAAGCGAATCATGGCGCCTACATCTTCAATTCGTTCTGGGAATCGGGGCTGGAGTTCATGCTCCAGTTCTTCATCATCGCCTTCGTGGCCAACCTGTTCGTCAAACCGATCCAGGCACTTTGCCACGCATTGAAGGCGGTCGAAGCGGGCGACCTGACCAGGGAAGTGGAGCACCGTTCGCGCGACGAGATCGGCGAGCTGGAAAAGAGCTTCAACGACGTCCTTTCCAAGCTCAACCACATCATGCGCGAGGTCGACGAGAGCGGCAAGGAAATGGAGCAGTCGGCGTTCCAGATCGCCAAGATCTCGCACGAGATCGCCGAAGTGGGGCGCAAGGAACAGAGCCGTTCGGATGAGGTGAACGACGCGACCCGTCAGCTGCACCAGATATCGGAAAGTGTGCAGGAGCAGGCGACGAAAGCGACCCTGCGAGCGCGGGAGACCGAAGCCAAGGCGCGCGAGGGCATCGACACCGTCAAGAAAAGCATCTCCGAAATGGAAGACACGGTGCAGCAAGTGAATCTGGCTGCCGTCAAGATCGCCGAACTGGAGAAGTCGGCAACGCAGATACACGACATCATCACCACGATCCAGGATATCGCCGGGCAGACCAACCTGCTGGCGCTCAACGCCGCGATCGAAGCGGCGCGGGCCGGCGAACAGGGGCGCGGCTTTGCGGTGGTGGCGGACGAGGTGCGCAAGTTGGCGGAACGCACGACGCTGTCTGCGGATGAGATATCGCAGATCATCGGGCGCCTTGGAGGACAGGTGCACGAAGTGACCGATTCGATGAACGTGGTGGTGGGGAAGGTCCACGACAACCAGAAACTGGCCGGCGAGACCGCCACGGTGATCGAGCGCATCTCGGTGGATATCGAGGAGACTGCCAGCGCGAACAGCGGCATCTCCGAGGCCAGCGGCAAACAGATAGGCAATGTGGATGTGCTGCGCATGACCCTGGAGGAGCTCTTCGCGACCCTGCATGAGAGCTCGGAGAAGGTGGAAACGACGGCGATCATCGGCGACGGACTGCACAAGGTCACCGGCAAGCTCAACCAGTTGATGACTGGGTTCAACTTCGATCATGTTCAGCCCGTGCCCATCGAACATCACGAAAAACGCGCCGCCCCGCGCGCGGCGAACCGGCTGTTGGTGCATGTGACACAAGGGGACACATCGATGGAATGTTGCAGCCTTGATTTCAGCATGACCGGCATCCGATTGCAGATGAACAAGGCGCTGGAACGCAATCGGCCGATCGAGATGAAACTGTATCTGCCGCAGGAAGACCTCAGGCAATACCAGAGCCAGCAACCGGTCAAACTGCGGGGGCGGATCAATTGGCAGCGCGTCGAGGAAGACAAGCACATCTGCGGCGTGGCCTTCGAGCAGGTGCCCGACGACGTGTCCAGGCGCATGCGTGAAAGCTTCAAGTACTACAACAAGCAGCCAGAGTTCGGCGCCAGACATTGA
- a CDS encoding YkgJ family cysteine cluster protein has protein sequence MGGSGQEVSGGNPCQTCGACCAHYRVSLYWGESTEAPGGIVPAELTEQVNQQMLCMKGTNSYPVRCVALRGEVGKQVSCAIYEQRPTTCREFNEYELDGSPNMRCFKLRGIIPPATIDS, from the coding sequence ATGGGCGGAAGTGGTCAAGAAGTGAGCGGGGGCAATCCCTGTCAAACCTGCGGCGCCTGCTGCGCCCACTATCGCGTTTCGCTCTATTGGGGCGAATCCACCGAAGCGCCGGGCGGTATCGTACCTGCCGAACTGACCGAGCAAGTGAACCAGCAGATGCTGTGCATGAAAGGGACCAATAGCTATCCGGTACGCTGTGTCGCATTGCGCGGCGAGGTCGGCAAACAGGTCTCGTGCGCCATCTACGAACAACGTCCCACGACTTGCCGCGAGTTCAACGAATACGAACTGGACGGCTCGCCCAACATGCGTTGCTTCAAGCTGCGCGGCATCATTCCGCCTGCTACAATTGATTCATGA
- a CDS encoding ZIP family metal transporter: MSILAWIVTTSLLGGILSVLAAALFVLTARAQYLGGLVSFAIGALLAAVFLDILPEAIKLTTNVSAVSATVLLGILLFFTLEKVLIWRHCHHEHCEAHEPHEHGEHDHGRSGAMVIVGDTFHNFIDGIIIAASFMVDVHLGIVTSLAIIAHEIPQEVGDFAVLLHSGYTKKRAFQLNLISSFATLVGGVLGYVALQDMQSLVPTLLALAAASLIYIAVADLIPGLHKRTHIRDTVQQVLLIAAGIATVAMANYLIEG, from the coding sequence ATGAGTATCTTGGCGTGGATCGTCACCACCAGCCTGCTGGGCGGCATCTTGAGCGTGCTGGCGGCAGCATTGTTCGTGCTTACGGCCCGGGCCCAATATCTGGGCGGGCTGGTGAGCTTCGCCATCGGTGCGTTGCTCGCGGCGGTGTTCCTGGACATCCTGCCCGAGGCGATCAAATTGACCACCAATGTGAGCGCAGTCAGCGCCACGGTGCTGCTCGGTATCCTGCTGTTCTTCACGCTGGAGAAGGTGCTGATCTGGCGCCATTGCCACCATGAGCATTGCGAGGCGCACGAGCCGCATGAGCACGGCGAGCACGATCATGGGCGCAGCGGTGCCATGGTCATCGTCGGCGATACCTTCCACAACTTCATCGACGGCATCATCATCGCCGCATCCTTCATGGTCGACGTGCATCTTGGCATCGTCACTTCGCTGGCCATCATTGCGCACGAGATCCCGCAGGAAGTCGGCGACTTCGCCGTCCTGCTGCATTCCGGCTACACCAAGAAGCGGGCCTTCCAGCTCAACCTGATTTCCAGTTTCGCCACGCTGGTCGGCGGTGTGCTGGGCTATGTCGCTCTGCAGGACATGCAATCGCTGGTGCCGACACTGCTGGCATTGGCTGCAGCGAGCCTGATCTATATCGCCGTGGCCGATCTTATCCCCGGCCTGCACAAACGCACCCACATCCGCGACACCGTGCAGCAAGTGCTGCTGATCGCGGCGGGCATCGCCACTGTGGCGATGGCAAACTATTTGATCGAAGGTTGA
- a CDS encoding MFS transporter, whose amino-acid sequence MKKTLQELTPTQRKIVLASCFGTFLEWYDFLTFATLATYFSVLFFPPDNPTAALLMSLGTFGVGMVVRPLGSALFGSLADKFGRRPIFIATISLMGATTFLVGLLPTYAQIGFAAPLLLLLLRLLQGFAVGGEIGGVAVYLTEHAPHGKRGVYTSVLQLMGPLGILVSTFQIVLLHQFLSDPSFNSWGWRIPFLFSALLLFISIKTRMSLEESPVFRELQAAGAVSKAPLRECLSDRRTLGRMALLFFCISAGGSLLFFSSQVYANVFLKSVVRLDAQLASTLVMTSTLLLFPLTIVCGWLSDKIGRRPVLLAGLILGAATILPVFKALQHYGNPAQERFNREVPVVLYGTDCHYGPFRKVSNDCERNQEFLTKNGVSYTVKQLAVQNTVVSIGGNSEVYGYQPAALGEALKNKGWVDKADRTQVNSYMLFLLLVVPVIAVALITGPQTAVLAELFTARTRYTAAAVPHNLSAGWIGGLSPFMVTFLSVQAGDALAGLWYPVGMLILASLVGLLFLPETSKVDLRH is encoded by the coding sequence ATGAAAAAGACCCTGCAGGAACTCACTCCCACCCAGCGCAAGATCGTCCTCGCTTCCTGTTTCGGCACCTTTCTCGAATGGTACGACTTCCTCACTTTCGCCACGCTGGCGACCTATTTCAGCGTGCTGTTCTTCCCGCCGGACAATCCCACTGCGGCGCTGCTGATGAGCCTGGGTACTTTCGGCGTCGGCATGGTGGTGCGGCCATTGGGTTCGGCATTGTTCGGATCGCTGGCAGACAAATTCGGGCGACGTCCCATCTTTATCGCCACCATCTCGCTGATGGGCGCGACCACCTTTCTGGTCGGGCTGTTGCCGACCTACGCGCAGATCGGCTTCGCGGCACCCTTGCTGCTGCTGTTGTTGCGCCTGCTGCAAGGCTTCGCGGTGGGCGGCGAGATCGGCGGCGTGGCGGTGTATCTCACCGAGCATGCGCCGCACGGCAAGCGTGGCGTCTACACCAGCGTGCTGCAATTGATGGGGCCGCTGGGCATCCTGGTGTCCACCTTTCAGATCGTTCTGCTGCACCAGTTCCTGTCGGATCCCTCGTTCAATAGCTGGGGCTGGCGCATCCCGTTCCTGTTCTCTGCCTTGCTGCTGTTCATCTCCATCAAGACGCGCATGAGTCTGGAAGAATCGCCGGTGTTCCGCGAGTTGCAGGCGGCGGGTGCGGTTTCCAAAGCGCCTCTGCGCGAATGCCTGAGCGACCGCCGCACGCTGGGGCGGATGGCGCTGCTGTTCTTCTGCATCTCGGCCGGCGGATCGTTGCTGTTCTTCTCCTCGCAGGTCTATGCCAACGTGTTCCTGAAAAGCGTGGTGCGGCTGGATGCGCAACTCGCCAGCACGCTGGTGATGACCAGCACCCTGCTGCTGTTCCCGCTCACCATCGTGTGTGGCTGGCTGTCGGACAAGATCGGACGCAGACCCGTTCTGCTGGCCGGGCTGATCCTCGGTGCGGCAACCATCCTGCCCGTGTTCAAGGCGCTGCAGCATTACGGCAACCCGGCGCAGGAACGCTTCAATCGCGAAGTTCCGGTCGTGCTGTATGGCACCGATTGCCATTACGGCCCGTTCCGCAAGGTGTCCAACGATTGCGAACGCAACCAGGAATTCCTTACCAAGAATGGCGTCTCCTATACCGTGAAGCAACTCGCGGTGCAAAACACCGTGGTGAGCATTGGCGGCAATAGCGAGGTATATGGCTACCAGCCGGCAGCTTTGGGTGAGGCATTGAAGAACAAAGGCTGGGTGGATAAAGCGGACCGCACCCAAGTGAACAGTTACATGCTGTTCCTGCTGCTGGTCGTGCCGGTCATCGCTGTGGCACTCATCACCGGGCCGCAGACGGCGGTGCTGGCGGAATTGTTCACCGCGCGCACGCGCTATACCGCGGCCGCGGTGCCGCATAACCTCAGCGCCGGCTGGATCGGCGGCCTGTCGCCGTTCATGGTCACCTTCCTTTCGGTGCAGGCGGGCGACGCGCTGGCGGGGCTGTGGTACCCGGTAGGCATGCTGATCCTGGCTTCGCTGGTCGGATTGCTGTTCCTGCCGGAGACCAGCAAGGTCGATCTGCGGCATTAA
- the pgeF gene encoding peptidoglycan editing factor PgeF, giving the protein MQLSETFIHPDWPAPAGVKALQTTRSGGISAAPYDSLNLGLHVGDDPVRVNRNRQALAPFMPSEPVWLEQVHGTIVADADAAACRVHADACIARQRGSVCVVMTADCLPVLLCDEAGTVVGAVHAGWKGLAAGVIEATVKAMGRAPQELMAWFGPAIGPHAFEVGPEVRATFMAHDAKAQEAFIPLGTEGKYRADIYLLARQRLEALGISRIFGGTFCTYHQKDKFFSYRRDGVTGRMGTFIWLA; this is encoded by the coding sequence ATGCAATTGAGTGAAACCTTCATCCATCCCGACTGGCCCGCGCCGGCAGGTGTGAAGGCGTTGCAGACCACGCGCAGTGGCGGCATCAGCGCCGCCCCCTATGACTCGCTCAATCTGGGCCTGCATGTCGGCGACGACCCCGTGCGGGTGAATCGCAATCGCCAGGCACTTGCACCGTTCATGCCGAGCGAACCGGTGTGGTTGGAGCAGGTGCACGGCACGATCGTGGCGGATGCCGATGCGGCGGCATGCCGTGTGCATGCGGATGCCTGCATCGCAAGACAGCGCGGCTCAGTGTGTGTGGTGATGACGGCGGATTGCCTGCCGGTGCTGCTGTGCGATGAGGCGGGCACCGTGGTCGGTGCGGTGCATGCAGGCTGGAAGGGGCTCGCGGCTGGCGTGATCGAGGCGACGGTCAAGGCGATGGGGAGGGCGCCACAAGAGTTGATGGCCTGGTTCGGACCGGCGATCGGCCCACATGCATTCGAAGTGGGGCCCGAAGTGCGCGCGACTTTCATGGCGCATGATGCCAAGGCGCAGGAGGCGTTCATCCCGCTTGGAACTGAAGGCAAATATCGCGCCGACATCTACCTGCTGGCGCGCCAACGGCTCGAAGCACTCGGCATCAGTCGCATCTTCGGCGGCACGTTCTGTACGTATCACCAGAAAGACAAATTCTTCTCTTACCGTCGCGATGGCGTGACCGGGCGCATGGGTACGTTCATCTGGCTGGCATGA
- the rimO gene encoding 30S ribosomal protein S12 methylthiotransferase RimO, producing MTSSKTAPQIGFVSLGCPKATVDSEHILTRMRAEGYIITPSYEDADLVVVNTCGFIDSAVAESLEAIGEALQENGKVIVTGCLGAKGDIVMQTHPKVLAVTGPHETDAVMNAVHQHLPRLHDPYVDLVPPQGVRLTPQHFAYLKISEGCNHRCTFCIIPSLRGDLVSRPVGDVMLEAEKLVESGVRELLVISQDTSAYGVDVKYRTGFWGGKPLKTRMTDLAEALGSLGVWVRLHYVYPYPSVDDVIPLMAEGKILPYLDIPFQHANERILKLMKRPASSENVLKRIQQWRSICPDIVLRSTFIVGFPGETEEEFEELLDFIEEAQLDRVGAFKYSPVEGAASNELPDHVDPDEQEDRLARLMYLQEEISAGKLAKKVGQTMTVLVDDVDDDGSVARSAADAPEIDGLVYIDDEQLEVGEFVTVKIIDSDEHDLWAEVVKK from the coding sequence ATGACATCCAGCAAAACAGCACCGCAGATCGGTTTCGTCTCGCTTGGTTGCCCCAAGGCGACGGTCGATTCCGAACACATCCTCACGCGCATGCGCGCCGAAGGCTACATCATCACGCCGAGTTACGAAGACGCCGATCTGGTGGTTGTGAATACCTGCGGCTTCATCGACAGCGCCGTGGCGGAATCGCTGGAAGCCATCGGCGAAGCATTGCAGGAGAACGGAAAAGTCATCGTCACCGGCTGCCTTGGTGCCAAAGGCGATATCGTAATGCAGACGCACCCCAAGGTGCTCGCCGTCACCGGCCCGCATGAGACGGATGCCGTGATGAACGCAGTGCACCAGCACCTGCCCAGATTGCACGACCCCTATGTCGACCTGGTGCCGCCGCAGGGCGTGCGCCTCACACCGCAGCATTTCGCCTACCTGAAGATATCCGAGGGCTGCAACCACCGCTGCACCTTCTGCATCATCCCCAGCCTGCGCGGCGACCTGGTGAGCCGTCCGGTCGGCGATGTGATGCTGGAAGCGGAGAAACTGGTCGAGTCCGGCGTCAGGGAGCTGCTGGTCATCTCGCAGGACACCTCGGCCTACGGCGTGGATGTGAAATACCGCACCGGCTTCTGGGGCGGCAAGCCGCTCAAGACGCGCATGACCGATCTGGCGGAAGCGCTCGGCAGCCTCGGCGTGTGGGTGCGCCTGCATTACGTCTACCCGTATCCGAGCGTGGACGACGTCATCCCGCTGATGGCCGAGGGCAAGATACTGCCGTACCTCGACATCCCGTTCCAGCACGCCAACGAGCGGATACTGAAACTGATGAAGCGTCCGGCCAGCAGCGAGAACGTGCTCAAGCGCATCCAGCAATGGCGCAGCATCTGCCCTGACATCGTGCTGCGCAGCACCTTCATCGTCGGTTTTCCGGGCGAAACGGAAGAAGAGTTCGAGGAACTGCTCGATTTCATCGAAGAAGCGCAGCTCGATCGCGTTGGCGCATTCAAGTATTCGCCGGTGGAAGGTGCCGCTTCGAACGAACTGCCGGATCATGTCGACCCCGACGAGCAGGAAGACCGCCTGGCGCGCCTGATGTACCTGCAGGAAGAGATCAGTGCAGGGAAGCTGGCGAAGAAAGTCGGCCAGACCATGACCGTGCTGGTGGACGATGTGGATGATGACGGCTCTGTTGCACGCAGTGCTGCCGACGCACCGGAGATCGACGGCCTGGTGTACATCGACGACGAACAACTGGAAGTCGGCGAGTTCGTCACCGTGAAGATCATCGACTCCGACGAGCACGATCTATGGGCGGAAGTGGTCAAGAAGTGA
- a CDS encoding fused MFS/spermidine synthase, with amino-acid sequence MSHPIDISEEAGIRYLHFGSLWIQGAMRIARPWHLELDYTREMMASLLMRDDSRFPRNVLLIGLGAASITKFLYRNFPLSKLTVVEIEPRVVAAARQFFKLPDDPKRLNIVIADGAKFIAGNDKNYDLIMVDGFDEDARPGELDTLPFYQMCRARLNDNGILAVNLLGRSRGYAASLGRLREAFEARALAFPSCESGNVIALAATGEPVRIELDDLKEHAERLKAETGLNLLPTLARIEEAQTCPGGVFLL; translated from the coding sequence ATGAGCCACCCCATCGATATCAGCGAGGAGGCGGGCATCCGCTATCTGCATTTCGGTTCGCTCTGGATCCAGGGTGCGATGCGCATCGCGCGCCCCTGGCATCTGGAGCTCGACTACACCAGGGAGATGATGGCGAGCCTGCTCATGCGCGACGATTCGCGTTTTCCGCGCAATGTCCTGCTCATCGGCCTGGGAGCGGCGTCGATCACCAAGTTCCTGTACCGCAACTTTCCCCTGTCCAAATTGACGGTGGTGGAGATAGAACCGCGCGTGGTGGCAGCGGCCCGACAGTTCTTCAAGCTGCCGGACGACCCGAAAAGGCTGAATATCGTGATCGCCGACGGCGCGAAGTTCATCGCCGGGAACGACAAGAACTACGATCTGATCATGGTCGATGGCTTCGACGAGGATGCGCGACCGGGTGAGCTGGACACGCTGCCGTTCTACCAGATGTGCCGTGCGCGCTTGAATGACAACGGCATCCTGGCCGTGAATCTGCTGGGCCGCAGTCGCGGCTATGCGGCCAGCCTGGGGCGCCTGCGCGAAGCGTTCGAGGCGCGTGCGCTGGCCTTCCCTTCCTGTGAAAGCGGCAATGTGATCGCACTGGCTGCGACAGGCGAGCCCGTCCGCATCGAGTTGGACGACCTCAAGGAGCATGCGGAAAGATTGAAGGCGGAGACCGGCTTGAACCTGTTGCCGACCCTGGCGCGCATCGAGGAAGCGCAGACCTGTCCGGGCGGCGTGTTCTTGCTTTGA
- the crcB gene encoding fluoride efflux transporter CrcB — translation MTIYAFLAVGLGAAVGAWLRWGLGLWLNPALPELPPGTLVANLVGGYLIGLAIAFFIQHPGLSPEWRLFIITGFLGGLTTFSTFSAETVTLLMRGQYAWGTAIIALHLGGSLLMTVLGMYTFKLVQQ, via the coding sequence ATGACGATCTATGCTTTCCTCGCTGTAGGGCTGGGCGCCGCTGTCGGCGCCTGGTTGCGCTGGGGCTTGGGCCTGTGGCTCAATCCGGCGCTGCCCGAGCTTCCGCCGGGCACGCTTGTCGCCAATCTCGTCGGCGGCTACCTGATCGGACTGGCCATCGCCTTCTTCATCCAGCACCCAGGCCTGTCGCCGGAATGGCGCCTGTTCATCATCACCGGATTCCTTGGCGGGCTCACGACCTTTTCGACGTTCTCGGCAGAGACCGTCACGCTGTTGATGCGCGGGCAATATGCCTGGGGCACGGCGATCATTGCGCTGCACCTCGGCGGTTCGCTGCTGATGACGGTGCTGGGGATGTATACGTTCAAACTGGTACAGCAATAG
- a CDS encoding DUF2934 domain-containing protein produces the protein MATAKSTTATKTSVTKPVAKKTTAAATGKTAAKKVTTKTATTAKKPTTATSKPAVATKPAASAKATTPKTAPTPEQRYRMVQDAAYFIAEKNGFVKGSMDYWIAAEAEIEALLTGKGKK, from the coding sequence ATGGCAACTGCAAAATCCACCACCGCAACAAAAACCTCCGTCACCAAACCCGTTGCCAAAAAGACGACCGCAGCAGCCACCGGCAAAACAGCGGCCAAGAAGGTGACCACCAAGACGGCGACAACCGCCAAAAAGCCGACAACGGCAACCAGCAAGCCTGCAGTCGCGACGAAACCTGCCGCAAGCGCCAAAGCCACCACGCCAAAGACTGCACCGACACCTGAACAACGCTACAGAATGGTCCAGGACGCGGCCTATTTCATCGCCGAGAAGAATGGTTTCGTCAAAGGTTCGATGGATTACTGGATCGCCGCCGAGGCCGAGATCGAGGCCCTGCTGACCGGCAAGGGCAAGAAGTAA